TCAGAAAGAACTTCCTCACTCCCCTTTCTCCTAGGAGTTCCTCTGGTTGCGTCCAGATTTTAAATACCTTCAGTGAGAAGAAGACATACTTAGCATGTAGATAATCAAGAGAAGACTCTTGTTTACCTTAGTTTTGAAGTAGAGTTTATGCTTCAGGTTTTTATTTCGCCTTCTATCCCCTCTCACTGAtatatgaaaaaatatttttatgccttCTGTGGTGCGTCAGCCTCTGCTAGCAGGACACTAAATAACGATTGAGACTGAGTCTGAGTCTCTCTCTCATCCTAGCCTTCCTCTAATTCCTATGGTTGCTGTGACTTTTATTGGCCTCTGTTGTTTCACTTGCTACTTTTCTCTCTCCTGATAGGTTGTGACAGCTGATCACATCCAGCTCATTGTTCCTTTGGTGCTGGAGAAGAACTTGTGGTCATGCATTCCAGGCGAAGACACCATCATGAACATCCCTGGCTTTTGCTTAGTACGTCGGGAAAATCCAGAGTATTTCCCTCGTGGGAGCAGTTACTGGGACCGCTGTGTGGTGGGGGGTTATCTCTCCCCTAGGTCTGTGGCTGACACCTTTGAGAAAGTAGTGGCGGGCTCAATCAACTGGCCAGCTATTGGGAGCCTCCTAGATTATGTGATACGTCCGGCAGCACCTCTGGAATCTCTAACATTGGAGGTACAATATGAAAGAGACCGGCACCTACTAATAGACTTTTTGCCCTCGGTGACACTAGGTGACATTGTCTTGGTGGCCAAGCCACACCGCTTGGCCCAGTATGATAATTTGTGGCGACTTAGTCTTCGGCCAGCAGAGACGGCTCGCTTACGGGCCTTAGACCAGGCTGATTCTGGCTGCCGCTCCTTGTGCCTCAAGATCCTCAAGGCCATATGCAAGCTGAACCCGGCGCTGGGTCACCTTTCTGCCAGCCAGCTCACCAACGTCATACTGCACCTGACCGAGGAGGAGATGGACTGGTCCCAAGATGTGCTCGCTGATCGTTTTCTGCAGGCATTGAAAGGACTGATAGGCTATTTAGAGGTGGGGGTTCTTCCCAGTGCTCTGAATCAAAAGGTGAATTTGTTTACAGAGCTGACTCCTGAGGAAGTGGATGAGTTAGGCTACACCCTGTACTCTTCCCTTTCAGAACCAGAAGTCCTGTTGCAGATATAACAGCTGCCTTATGTGTGAAAATGGTGGTGTGAGCTACAGGTTCTCTGACACTTACTGATATATGCACACCCTGTCCTGTTCGTTTGGCAAGTACACCCCGGGGTTTCTTAATTATACTCTGGATGGTCCTCTAGATTTCTTGGTGCTTCTGGTCCAGTTCTACTGCTCTGCCAACAGCTGTCTTAAGGAGCAAGAAGGAATGTAGAACTGATGTTCAGAGTTGTGTGTAAGGTTTTGCTGCTCTAACAACTGCCTGCTCCAACAGTGTGCATTCCTTTTTCTCTGTTACTGTGCTGCAGTGAAAACAGATAGTCCCATCCCAGAAAAGGGTGGAACTGGGCCAGTAAAACCACTGGTAATTGTAGGAACCACTTGCGAGGCAATGTATTCTTCCTTAGGTTCTGTCCCCTGCTGATTGTTTGCTTTTTTTGGTCCTCTGCAAGCGCAAAATGTGCACGGCAGCCTGAATGAGATGTATCAATGGCAACAGTATTGATAGCAAGGGATGAATTCATGTGAGTGCTGCACAGTGACTGTATTTATAGTGTTCAGAGGAATTTCCTGGGAGACTTTTCTTATTGCATCACTTCTTGCCATTGTTGAGCCCTGATTGGTGTTCCCATCTTTGGGAAGTTCTGTGGTTCTGATCTAGGATGTACTCCGTTGCCACTGTAGTGCCCTTCTTCACACACTTAATGCAATTCTTGTTGCACCCACATGTTTGAAAAATTGATATCTTACTTTACCTTTCTAGAAAAAAGGCAGATCCCCTACCCACTGGTTGGTCTTGAGATCACCTCTCAGTTCCTGATTATATTTTCCCGAGAAAGTAGGAACGTTTGGAAAGGAGCTCTTTGCAGTCTTTAATTGTGTGGAAGTCTCAAGACAAAGAGGCATCCTTCACAAACGTCTCCATCACGTGCACTTCAGTTAACAGCAGCTAATCACCCAAGTGAAGGGTACTTAAGGATCAGTCCTCAGTTTTTCAAATGTTAGTAGAACAATGGGAGACTGATGGGCCCTGCTGTCTGCCTGCTGAAAATCAAATATGTAGTGATGCGAGCAGTGAAGGTTCTGGAGAGAGGTGAATGTGATTTTGAGCTGGTGACATACACTAAAATTGCCTTGTTTATGAATTTGCAGAAGCATATTTTACACTTTGGTCCTGTTTCTTCTAGAGAACCGAGAGCTTTCTACTCCCATTGCCATTGTTACTCCACCCACTCCATCTGCATCTCCTTTTCTGCAGGCATGTAATGGGCATAGACCATGAATGTGTTCTCTCTCAGGATGACTCTTCTACCACTGTCACCACTCAGATATTCCCTTAGTTGTATACATGTGGGTTTTGCATAGATCGCCCCCAGGTTTTCATTTCCCCAGTACCTACCATTGCTAAGGCAGCACAAACATGGAGGTGATTTGCAGGTATGGAAACTTGGGAAGAAGTTCTCTTCCCTGTTCTTCCTTTTGAAGATGGTGCTTATGTTAACAAGTAAACTCTTGGTATGGCCTTTAATTGGCATTCCCCATTTAGAAGGTGCCCCCATTCTTGTCCCACCTATTTAATATTAGATCTTTGCTAGAGTATTTATTGCACAGCAATGAAAGTGTTGCAGCTGGTTAAGCTTCACCGGTCTGCTGGCCAAAGACGTGAAAGGTTTTATTATGGATGTCTGTCCAGCTGTAGCCTGGAAAAACACCAAGTTTGTTACTCTtaacatttccttcctttttcaagGGTTGATTGgctgctttatttttcttttaaatcaaCATCCTTCTTCCTCTACTCTCCTTCTAATATGTCTTCCTGTCACACTTGCTGGTGAGTGAAGTGTTGTGTGTAAAGCAGGTAGCGTGCCACTGCAATCTGAACAAATATTTTCAAAACTTGGACAAAGCCGCACTGTCACCTTTTCTCATCCTTCCAGTGCTCGTTTCCAAGTAGTCTATTCCTAAGTGAAGTGGATCAGTAGCAAAAGAGGAGAAGCCACTGAATGGATGGGAGGAACTAAGTATCTCCTGCCCTTCCACTTGTTAAACGCATATCATTACAAGctcattttaaaaacaacttcTTTATAACTTATTAGAAACATAAcagattgtgtgtatgtgtatgttgcTGTTAGCCTGGATTGAATGGAATGTAGTCTGAGGCTTTGCCAGCAGCAAGACACCTTACTTTCTTTATTCAGTTTGTTACTTTAGCCGTTCCATTCTGAAAAGTAATATGTTTGGGGGTAGGTATGTGTAAAAGGATGCCTACCTCATAGTGATAAGACTGGTGCTCATAATCTCACAAGCAACAAGCAGTAGAGTCTTTGCCCCTGGCCACTCAGTGGTATAACCAAAGCTTTAAAAGGTAGAAGAAACTGGACTGTCCAGTTCCCTCAGTTCTGGGGAGGGCCGTGCATCTTGCACAAGGTTGAGGCACCAGGTTGTGTGAAGCAAGAACCTTGCAGTCATGGTGCTGTGAAAATAGAGAATTCAGTCTTTGGAAATACTAAGCTGACATATCTCAGTATTCCCTCAAAATGCATAATGTTTGGTGATTTTAGCATGGAGAGCTTGGTCTTCAGTATCCATGAATTCCTGTGAAATGTCAGAACAAAATCTGAATGTCTGTGGTGTGAAATAGAGCTCGTGAGCTGTGACGGTGGAGAACCCAGTGAGTCCAAAGGCTGTCACAGAACCATCAGTCATGGGAACGTTTTGGTGTAATGCCTTAATGTTTGCATCATGGAAAACCGATACGACTTTTCCCTGAACCACAAGGCGGGGGACCAACTAGCACAACTGTAGATGTTTGTTGCAGGTAAAGTCTGCTACTTATTCTGAGTCAGATAAAATTCTTAACATGAAAAAATAAATTATGTAATTTATAGAAAGTGCAGGAAGTTTAGGTACCTGTGATACTGAAGATGAAGGAAGGAATATGTTCGCTTGTCTCAAGCCCTAATGCTCTGTAAGAGGATTAGAGGAGGAAAGTTTAGTGCATGGTCTGTGACAGTATGTGGAAATTCTGAAATAAAGTAACTTTCCACAACACTctggttgttttttgtttttttaactgtGTGGAAAATGTTCCCTCTCTACTGATTTGCTGTGCTCAGAGAAGAGAAGATTACTTTGTGTGCCAATTGTAATTTCCTTGACTTGAAATGCTCAGGGGCAAGACGATATCAGCAGTTCTTTGATCAGCCCACAAGTGTGTGGAGCCAAACGTAATACCTCCTGTGTGTCTGTACTTGAAAGCTGTTGCACAATGCGATGAGAGAAAGTGAGCAAGCCTGTGTCCAAACCAATGTGGCATGTTACGTTAGTGAGAAAGATGACACCACAGGAGGTGCTGCAGTATTCGGCTTCCCAAGTGTTTTgacttgcactttttaaaagagcaATTTCTAGACCAGAATCCAAAGTGAGGGAAGGGAGGTATTGAACAGAGACTGCAGACGATGCTTGGCACTAAAAAGGAATGTATTTTCCCCAGCTCCATCCTAGTTGGGATTTCACTCCGATCTTCTGTTGAGTTTGCAGGACTTCAAGGAGTAGAGAGAATGCTCATCCCTATTGTCTCAGTCTTCTACAGTCCAGGATAGTTGGCAGGGACAAGGGAGCACGTCTATATCTGAGAAAAAGAAACCCCTTCAAAGCTAATCCTTTGTGTGCTTTTAATTATGAAGAAGTTTATGCtccttgtttttatgttactagACGTGAATCCTAGACTCCGATCCCTCAATCTCAGGATTGTGGTATTACATGCgcatgggatttttaaaaaatcctgataaAATCTTGTACTGAGGGGAGAAATATTGGAGAAACAGCcaatcacacacaccccacacacacacgcacgcacgcactgcTCACTGAAAT
The Eublepharis macularius isolate TG4126 chromosome 9, MPM_Emac_v1.0, whole genome shotgun sequence genome window above contains:
- the MIEF1 gene encoding mitochondrial dynamics protein MID51, producing the protein MAGAGERKGKKDDNGIGTAIDFVLSNARLVLGVGGAAMLGIATLAVKRMYDRAISAPTSPTRMSQSGKRSWEEPRWLGSSSRLLNQDMKTNLSRSLQTLPTDPSAFEMDFVKSTKHKSSVKRSQVELKKSRLRMSLQEKLFAFYRRKVAIPAEEQARAKQAAVDICAELRGFLRAKLPDMPLREMYLSGSLYDDLQVVTADHIQLIVPLVLEKNLWSCIPGEDTIMNIPGFCLVRRENPEYFPRGSSYWDRCVVGGYLSPRSVADTFEKVVAGSINWPAIGSLLDYVIRPAAPLESLTLEVQYERDRHLLIDFLPSVTLGDIVLVAKPHRLAQYDNLWRLSLRPAETARLRALDQADSGCRSLCLKILKAICKLNPALGHLSASQLTNVILHLTEEEMDWSQDVLADRFLQALKGLIGYLEVGVLPSALNQKVNLFTELTPEEVDELGYTLYSSLSEPEVLLQI